Proteins encoded together in one Hemiscyllium ocellatum isolate sHemOce1 chromosome 27 unlocalized genomic scaffold, sHemOce1.pat.X.cur. SUPER_27_unloc_26, whole genome shotgun sequence window:
- the LOC132807883 gene encoding zinc finger protein 239-like isoform X1 gives MWSLKLLYGLERGIPSSEGKYMRLIVAEASDMEKPWKCDNCGKGFRTPSDLEIHQRVHTGERPFSCPKCGKGFTQVSALLRHQRIHTGERPFSCPECGKAFSNSSTLQTHRRVHTGEGPFSCPECGKAFSYSYHLLRHQRVHTGERPFSCPECGKAFSNSSTLLTHRRIHTGERPFSCPECGKAFSNSSTLLTHRRVHTGEEPFNCPECGKAFSYSSHLLRHQRIHTGERPFTCPECGKAFSNSFTLLTHRRVHTGERPFSCPECGKAFSYSSALLRHQRVHTGEKPFSCPECGKAFTRSSNLRNHQRLHMPSQGD, from the coding sequence ATGTGGAGCCTGAAACTGTTAtacggcctggaaagaggaattcccagcagtgaggggaagtaCATGCGTTTGATTGTAGCTGAAGCTTCGgacatggagaaaccgtggaagtgtgataactgtgggaaaggcttccgtacTCCGTCTGACCTGGAGATTCATCAGCgcgtccacacgggggagaggccgttctcctgtcctaagtgcgggaagggctttacccaggtctctgccctgcttaggcaccagcggatccacacgggggagaggcctttcagttgccccgagtgtgggaaggccttcagcaattcctccaccttGCAGACCCACCGACGAGTCCATACGGGAGAAgggcccttcagctgtcccgagtgtgggaaggccttcagctattcctaccacctgctgaggcaccagcgggtccacacgggggagaggcctttcagctgccccgagtgtgggaaggccttcagcaattcctccaccttgctgacccaccggcgaaTCCATACGGgagagaggcccttcagttgtcctgagtgcgggaaggccttcagcaattcctccaccttgctgacccaccggcgagtCCATACGGGAGAAGAGCCCTTCAActgtcccgagtgtgggaaggccttcagctattcctcccacctgctgaggcaccagcggatccacacgggggagaggcctttcacttgccccgagtgtgggaaggccttcagcaattccttcaccttgctgacccaccggcgagtCCATACGGGAGAGCGGCCCTTCAGTtgtcctgagtgcgggaaggccttcagttattcctccgccctgctgaggcaccagcgggtccacacaggggagaagcccttcagctgtcctgagtgtgggaaggccttcacccgCTCCTCCAACCTCCGGAACCACCAGCGACTTCATATGCCATCGCAGGGAGACTGA